Proteins encoded within one genomic window of Halobacteroides halobius DSM 5150:
- the purN gene encoding phosphoribosylglycinamide formyltransferase gives MLKIGVLASGRGTNLQSIIDGIKAGEIPAEIEVVISDKETAKALERAAKYDIDNQYVNPQDYNTTEEFEQGMIDILEQHNVQLVIMAGFMRLLTPYFVKKYKDSVMNIHPSLLPAFKGLHAQKQALDYGVKVAGCTVHFADEGMDTGPIILQATVPVKEDDTEETLANRILQKEHKIYPKAIRLYAEDKLEVKNGKVIIKE, from the coding sequence ATGTTAAAAATAGGAGTTTTAGCGTCAGGAAGAGGTACTAATCTCCAATCTATTATTGATGGAATAAAAGCTGGTGAAATACCGGCTGAAATTGAAGTAGTTATTAGTGATAAAGAGACAGCTAAGGCGTTAGAGAGAGCTGCTAAGTATGACATTGATAATCAATATGTTAATCCCCAAGACTATAATACTACAGAAGAGTTTGAACAAGGCATGATTGATATTTTAGAACAACATAATGTTCAGTTAGTGATAATGGCTGGTTTTATGCGATTATTAACTCCTTATTTTGTGAAAAAGTATAAGGATAGTGTGATGAATATTCATCCCTCTTTATTACCAGCCTTTAAAGGACTTCATGCTCAGAAGCAAGCTTTAGATTATGGAGTCAAGGTAGCTGGTTGTACGGTTCATTTTGCTGATGAAGGAATGGATACTGGGCCAATAATTCTACAGGCTACAGTACCAGTTAAAGAAGATGATACGGAAGAAACTTTAGCTAATCGAATTTTACAAAAAGAACACAAAATTTATCCTAAAGCAATTAGGTTGTATGCAGAAGATAAATTAGAGGTTAAAAATGGCAAAGTTATAATCAAAGAATAA
- the purM gene encoding phosphoribosylformylglycinamidine cyclo-ligase, whose translation MGLTYKDAGVDIEAGEEAVDKLKDDVADTFTSEVLTGLGSFGALFAPDFGDYNEPVLVSGTDGVGTKLKLAFMTGQHNTVGIDLVAMSVNDILAQGARPLFFLDYLATGKLKPDSVAEVVKGITAGCKEAGCALIGGETAEMPDFYDSGEYDLAGFVVGMVDKDKIITGANIAAGDKVIGLASNGIHSNGYTLARKVFFDVAGYDVEDQIEGLETTLGEELLKPTRIYVQPVLEILEQYQVNGIAHITGGGLIENLPRILPDDLQAVIDQTSWPTQTIFNLMQDIGDIAEREMYRTFNMGVGMTLVVPAAEAADVVKQANELGEKAYVIGEVQESAIDNGKLTIDN comes from the coding sequence ATGGGATTAACCTATAAAGATGCTGGGGTAGATATTGAAGCGGGAGAAGAAGCAGTAGATAAATTAAAGGATGATGTAGCAGATACTTTTACTTCTGAAGTTTTAACAGGATTAGGTAGTTTTGGGGCCTTATTTGCTCCTGATTTCGGTGATTATAATGAACCGGTATTAGTTTCAGGGACTGATGGAGTAGGAACTAAGTTAAAACTTGCCTTTATGACGGGCCAACATAATACGGTAGGAATTGATTTAGTAGCTATGTCTGTTAATGATATTTTGGCCCAAGGAGCTAGGCCATTATTCTTTTTAGATTATTTAGCGACTGGTAAATTAAAGCCAGATAGTGTAGCAGAGGTTGTTAAAGGGATTACTGCTGGTTGTAAAGAAGCAGGTTGTGCTTTAATTGGTGGAGAAACAGCAGAGATGCCTGACTTTTATGATAGTGGTGAGTATGATTTAGCTGGTTTTGTCGTGGGAATGGTTGATAAGGACAAGATTATTACTGGGGCAAATATTGCAGCTGGAGATAAGGTTATTGGTTTAGCTTCTAATGGGATTCATAGTAATGGTTATACACTAGCTAGAAAAGTCTTTTTTGATGTAGCAGGTTATGATGTTGAGGATCAAATAGAGGGGTTAGAGACTACTTTAGGAGAAGAATTATTAAAGCCAACAAGAATTTATGTTCAGCCAGTTTTAGAAATTTTAGAGCAGTATCAAGTTAATGGCATTGCTCATATTACTGGTGGAGGATTAATTGAGAATCTACCTCGGATTCTACCAGATGATTTACAAGCAGTGATTGATCAAACTAGTTGGCCAACGCAAACTATCTTTAATTTAATGCAAGATATAGGAGATATAGCAGAACGAGAGATGTATCGTACTTTCAATATGGGAGTAGGAATGACATTGGTTGTGCCGGCAGCAGAAGCAGCAGATGTAGTTAAGCAGGCGAATGAATTAGGAGAAAAAGCATATGTGATTGGGGAAGTGCAAGAAAGTGCAATTGACAATGGAAAATTAACAATTGATAATTAA
- the purF gene encoding amidophosphoribosyltransferase: MARNYFCQDENLIDKMEEECGVFGVYATSDDKVDVANLTYLGLHALQHRGQESAGICVNDKGEFTNRRGMDLVTNVFDEEALEELTGQMAVGHVRYSTTGSSLLSNAQPLVTNSIKGELALAHNGNLVNGLEMRKNLEQRGSIFHSTLDTEVIAHLVARSFKDDIIEALTHSLQKVKGAFSLIAMTEDSLVAARDPHGFRPLAIGKLEDSYIIASETCAFDIIGAEHIRDIEPGEIVVINEEGIKSKYYGERTPYNFCVFEFIYFARPDSVIGGQNVQLAREEIGRQLARETDIEADLVVPVPSSGIPSALGFAEESGVPYKKGILRNRYVGRTFIQPTQEIRNLKVKIKLNPIKDIIEGKRIFLIDDSIVRGTTSKQIIRMMKEAGAKEVHMGIASPPVAYPCYYGLDTSRRQELIAAENSVEEICDHIGADSLTYISQEGLLASIEANGYGFCTACFSGDYPIGEGEGKFSLEC; this comes from the coding sequence ATGGCGAGAAATTATTTTTGCCAAGATGAGAATCTAATAGATAAGATGGAAGAGGAGTGTGGAGTGTTTGGGGTGTATGCTACTTCAGATGATAAGGTTGATGTAGCAAATCTAACCTATTTAGGCTTACATGCTCTTCAACATCGGGGCCAAGAAAGTGCTGGAATCTGTGTTAATGATAAGGGAGAATTTACGAATCGGAGAGGGATGGATTTAGTAACTAATGTTTTTGATGAAGAGGCATTAGAAGAATTAACCGGCCAAATGGCAGTAGGACATGTTCGCTATTCTACAACGGGTTCTAGTCTATTATCAAATGCACAACCTTTGGTAACTAATTCAATTAAGGGCGAATTAGCATTAGCCCATAATGGTAATTTAGTTAATGGTTTAGAAATGAGAAAAAATTTAGAGCAAAGAGGATCTATATTTCATTCTACACTTGATACTGAGGTAATTGCCCATCTTGTGGCTAGGTCTTTTAAAGATGATATTATTGAAGCTTTGACTCATAGTTTGCAGAAGGTAAAAGGGGCTTTTAGTTTAATAGCAATGACGGAAGATAGTTTAGTAGCTGCTCGTGATCCGCATGGTTTTAGGCCATTAGCAATAGGAAAATTAGAGGATAGTTATATTATTGCTTCCGAAACGTGTGCTTTTGATATTATTGGCGCAGAGCATATTAGAGATATTGAGCCGGGTGAGATTGTTGTAATTAATGAGGAAGGCATTAAAAGCAAATATTATGGTGAACGGACTCCTTATAATTTTTGTGTATTTGAATTTATTTACTTTGCGCGACCAGATAGTGTAATTGGTGGTCAAAATGTTCAGCTTGCCCGAGAAGAAATAGGTCGTCAATTAGCGAGAGAGACAGATATAGAAGCGGATCTGGTAGTACCAGTGCCTAGTTCAGGTATTCCTTCAGCTTTAGGATTTGCTGAAGAATCTGGAGTTCCTTATAAAAAGGGGATTTTAAGAAATAGATATGTAGGCCGGACTTTTATTCAACCTACTCAAGAAATTAGGAATTTAAAGGTTAAAATAAAATTAAATCCAATTAAAGACATTATTGAAGGAAAAAGAATATTTTTGATTGATGATTCTATAGTTAGAGGAACTACTAGTAAGCAAATAATTCGCATGATGAAAGAAGCCGGGGCCAAGGAAGTGCATATGGGAATAGCTTCTCCTCCAGTAGCCTACCCTTGTTATTATGGTTTAGATACCTCTAGACGTCAGGAGTTAATTGCAGCAGAAAATAGTGTAGAAGAGATCTGTGACCATATTGGAGCAGACTCATTAACTTATATTAGTCAAGAAGGACTATTAGCTTCAATTGAAGCTAATGGCTATGGTTTTTGTACTGCTTGTTTTAGTGGAGATTATCCAATTGGAGAAGGTGAAGGAAAGTTTAGTTTGGAGTGTTGA
- the purC gene encoding phosphoribosylaminoimidazolesuccinocarboxamide synthase, producing the protein MEKEKMIYEGKAKKVYSTNDADKVIVEYKDDATAFDGEKKGQITEKGRLNAKISTILFELLEDNGIPTHLIEKINETDVLVKKLDIILVEVVMRNVAAGSLAKRLGLEEGTRLNKPVLEFYYKDDDLGDPMINRYHVYAEELATKKQLDQISKLAFKINDILVEFLADKGIDLIDFKLEFGTDNKGKIYLGDEISPDTCRFWDTKTQKKLDKDRFRRDLGEVEGAYHEIVRRLEK; encoded by the coding sequence ATGGAAAAAGAAAAAATGATATATGAGGGAAAAGCTAAAAAAGTCTATAGTACTAATGATGCTGATAAAGTAATAGTGGAGTATAAGGATGATGCCACTGCTTTTGATGGAGAAAAGAAAGGTCAAATTACTGAAAAAGGAAGATTAAATGCTAAAATATCAACTATTTTATTTGAGTTACTAGAGGATAATGGTATTCCAACTCATTTAATAGAAAAAATAAATGAAACAGATGTTCTTGTTAAAAAGTTAGATATTATTCTAGTAGAAGTGGTAATGAGAAATGTAGCAGCTGGTAGTTTAGCTAAAAGACTAGGATTAGAAGAAGGAACCAGATTAAATAAACCAGTATTGGAGTTTTATTATAAAGATGATGATTTAGGTGACCCTATGATTAATAGATATCATGTGTATGCTGAAGAACTAGCTACAAAAAAGCAGTTAGATCAGATTAGTAAGCTAGCTTTTAAAATCAATGATATTTTAGTTGAATTTTTAGCAGATAAGGGAATTGATTTAATTGATTTCAAATTAGAATTTGGTACTGATAACAAAGGTAAAATTTATTTAGGAGATGAAATTTCGCCAGATACTTGTCGTTTTTGGGATACTAAAACACAAAAGAAATTAGATAAAGATCGTTTCCGACGTGATTTAGGTGAGGTAGAAGGAGCATATCACGAAATTGTAAGAAGACTAGAGAAATAA
- a CDS encoding lyase family protein, producing MIKRNIFKNIGPLDHRYSLRDEFKDYSTYLSEEAKVKYQATVELALVKALAKRGICSQEVATQVEKAVKEITPEEVYKEERKTKHNIRALVNCIQHKVSEEAKPYIHFTTTSFDIVDTANSLRYKEATEELILPTLKELEKLLMEIALREKETVQVGRTHGQHAVPITFGFAIAEYVSRLGNTIQDIEESSKQLKGKIAGAVGAYNASHLFFDQPESFEADVLAELDLEASTHSTQIVEPEYITNFVHYLTSCFGVIANFSDDMRHLQRSEIGEVGEYFDEDQVGSSTMPHKRNPINYENVKSMWKEFMPRMMTVYQDQISEHQRDLTNSASSRFIPEIIVGLLSSVNRLIRVGEKLVVDHDNMKKNFAQNKELVVAEPLYILLASYGHPDAHEVVRKLTLEAEETGQTLRKLVQTKEELKPYWEQFNQKQRELLVNPEKYIGISVDKTEKIVKSWSNKLDIELTG from the coding sequence ATGATAAAGCGTAATATTTTTAAAAATATTGGCCCTTTAGATCATAGATATTCTTTGCGAGATGAATTTAAAGATTATTCAACTTATTTATCTGAGGAGGCAAAAGTTAAATATCAAGCTACTGTAGAGCTAGCTTTAGTGAAAGCTTTAGCTAAACGTGGAATTTGTTCGCAGGAAGTAGCAACCCAAGTGGAAAAAGCTGTAAAAGAGATAACGCCAGAAGAAGTTTATAAAGAAGAGAGGAAGACAAAGCATAATATTCGAGCTTTAGTAAACTGTATTCAACATAAGGTTAGTGAGGAGGCCAAACCTTATATTCACTTTACTACAACTTCTTTTGATATTGTTGATACTGCTAATTCTTTACGTTATAAAGAGGCTACTGAAGAATTAATCTTACCAACCTTAAAGGAGTTAGAAAAATTATTAATGGAGATTGCCCTTCGAGAAAAAGAAACAGTTCAGGTTGGTAGAACACACGGACAGCATGCAGTTCCAATCACTTTTGGATTTGCTATAGCAGAGTATGTAAGTAGACTAGGAAATACTATTCAAGATATTGAAGAAAGTAGTAAGCAGTTAAAAGGAAAGATTGCAGGAGCTGTAGGGGCTTATAATGCTAGTCACCTTTTCTTTGATCAACCTGAATCATTTGAAGCAGATGTGTTAGCAGAGTTAGATTTAGAAGCTAGTACTCATTCAACTCAAATTGTAGAACCAGAATATATAACCAATTTTGTTCATTATTTAACCTCTTGTTTTGGGGTTATAGCTAATTTTAGTGATGATATGCGTCATCTACAGCGCTCAGAAATTGGTGAGGTGGGAGAGTATTTTGATGAAGACCAAGTCGGCTCTTCAACTATGCCTCATAAGCGAAATCCAATTAATTATGAGAATGTTAAAAGTATGTGGAAAGAATTTATGCCTCGAATGATGACTGTTTATCAAGATCAGATTTCTGAACACCAACGTGATTTAACTAATTCTGCATCTAGCAGATTTATTCCTGAAATTATAGTTGGTTTATTATCTTCTGTCAATCGTTTAATTAGAGTAGGAGAAAAATTAGTTGTTGACCATGATAATATGAAGAAAAATTTTGCACAAAATAAAGAATTGGTGGTAGCTGAACCACTTTATATTTTATTGGCTTCTTATGGTCATCCAGATGCTCATGAAGTGGTAAGAAAATTAACTTTAGAAGCAGAAGAAACGGGCCAAACTTTAAGGAAGTTAGTCCAGACTAAAGAAGAATTAAAACCTTATTGGGAACAGTTCAATCAAAAACAGCGGGAATTATTAGTTAATCCTGAAAAATACATCGGGATTTCAGTAGATAAAACCGAAAAAATCGTAAAAAGTTGGAGTAATAAATTAGATATTGAATTAACTGGTTGA
- the purE gene encoding 5-(carboxyamino)imidazole ribonucleotide mutase: MKTKVGIIMGSDSDLPVMKDAAKILEKFDISYEITVVSAHRTPDRVSEYAESAEERGIDVIVAGAGGAAHLPGMTASHTSLPVIGVPIKTSKLNGVDSLYSIVQMPGGVPVATVGINGAKNAGLLAIQMLGINNQKLRDKFMKYKAELAQSVKKTARELENLGYQDYLDKQS; the protein is encoded by the coding sequence ATGAAGACTAAAGTAGGAATTATTATGGGTAGTGATTCTGATTTACCAGTTATGAAAGATGCAGCTAAGATTTTAGAAAAATTTGATATTTCTTATGAAATTACTGTAGTATCTGCTCATAGAACACCTGATCGGGTTTCTGAATATGCAGAAAGTGCAGAGGAGAGAGGAATTGATGTGATTGTTGCTGGAGCGGGAGGAGCAGCTCATTTACCCGGTATGACAGCTTCTCATACATCATTACCTGTGATTGGAGTACCAATTAAAACTTCTAAATTAAATGGAGTAGACTCTCTTTATTCTATTGTACAAATGCCTGGTGGAGTACCAGTAGCTACAGTAGGTATTAACGGCGCTAAAAATGCTGGGTTATTGGCTATTCAAATGTTAGGAATTAATAACCAAAAGTTAAGAGATAAGTTTATGAAGTATAAAGCAGAGTTGGCCCAAAGTGTAAAAAAGACAGCCAGAGAACTAGAAAATTTAGGGTATCAGGATTATTTAGATAAACAATCTTAA
- a CDS encoding 5-(carboxyamino)imidazole ribonucleotide synthase: protein MSKSKIKQIIGIIGGGQLGKMMILEAKKMDFEIIILDPTLDCPAHSIADEHIVANFDDQAAIRELAKKSDVITYEFEHIGVEILKELEAEGYNIYPTPKSLEIIQNKYNQKQLLKEKDIPVPDFIKVSSREDIKKAAAKFGYPMMLKSCTDGYDGKGNSLIKSEEEIDESYQTLGAGDNLLMVEEFVPFSKEISVLACRSIEGEIVTYPIGQNDHQESILIETKVPAKITSTIKDEALKLGQSVMNIFSGVGIFCIEMFVTEDNRVLVNEIAPRPHNSGHYSIEGCITSQFANHIRAIAELPLGTTDLVKPTVMRNILGAGSQGQANVVGVKEVLNLPNARLHVYGKGVSRPGRKMGHLIVTANTVDQASQVALKASELVKIEGR, encoded by the coding sequence ATGTCTAAGAGTAAGATAAAGCAGATAATTGGAATCATCGGTGGGGGCCAATTAGGAAAAATGATGATCTTGGAAGCTAAAAAAATGGATTTTGAGATTATTATTTTAGATCCTACCCTTGATTGTCCAGCTCATAGTATTGCTGATGAGCATATTGTGGCCAATTTTGATGATCAAGCTGCTATTAGAGAGTTAGCTAAAAAATCAGATGTTATAACTTATGAATTTGAGCATATTGGAGTAGAAATCTTAAAAGAGTTAGAAGCTGAAGGATATAATATCTATCCAACTCCTAAAAGCTTAGAGATTATTCAAAACAAATATAATCAGAAACAATTATTAAAGGAAAAAGATATCCCTGTGCCAGATTTTATAAAGGTATCTAGTAGAGAAGATATCAAGAAAGCAGCAGCTAAGTTTGGTTATCCTATGATGTTAAAAAGTTGTACAGATGGTTATGATGGTAAAGGCAACTCTTTAATAAAAAGTGAAGAAGAGATTGATGAATCTTACCAAACTTTAGGGGCAGGAGATAATTTATTAATGGTAGAAGAATTTGTCCCCTTTAGTAAAGAAATTTCAGTTTTAGCTTGTCGAAGTATCGAAGGAGAAATAGTCACTTATCCAATAGGTCAAAATGATCATCAAGAGAGTATTTTAATAGAAACTAAGGTACCAGCTAAGATTACTTCTACTATTAAGGATGAAGCTCTTAAATTAGGCCAGAGTGTTATGAATATTTTTTCAGGAGTTGGGATTTTTTGTATAGAAATGTTTGTGACAGAAGATAATAGAGTATTGGTTAATGAAATAGCCCCTCGACCACATAACTCAGGCCATTATTCTATTGAAGGATGTATTACCTCTCAATTTGCTAATCATATTCGAGCTATTGCAGAACTTCCTTTAGGAACTACTGATTTAGTGAAGCCAACGGTAATGAGAAATATTCTTGGTGCAGGAAGTCAGGGCCAAGCAAATGTAGTAGGAGTAAAAGAAGTATTAAATCTCCCTAATGCTAGATTACATGTCTATGGGAAGGGAGTATCACGACCGGGTAGAAAGATGGGACATTTAATAGTTACAGCAAATACAGTAGATCAAGCAAGCCAAGTTGCCCTAAAGGCAAGTGAGTTAGTTAAGATAGAAGGTAGATAA
- the purD gene encoding phosphoribosylamine--glycine ligase codes for MKVLVVGSGGREHTLVWKLKQNSNVEEIFVASGNAGTDQLATNIDIKATNITGLIEFAKKEGVDLTFVGPEAPLVKGIVDNFKTAGLKIFGPTKKAAQLEGSKVFSKDLMKKYDIPTAKYESFTDPQEAIAYIKQEGAPIVVKAEGLAAGKGVVVAQTTKEAIKAVETIMVNEKFGTAGNRIVIEEFLTGEEATVLAFTDGDTIIPMVPSQDHKQAYDGDEGPNTGGMGAYAPAPVVTDELLEEVKEDILVPTIEALKEEGIQYKGVLYTGLMIEDNKAKVLEYNVRFGDPEAQVVLPLLETDLVEIAEAVIDERLGKVNINWSPKTAVCVIMASEGYPIDYNTGKEITGIALAEKIDNINVFQAGTTCKNNQLVTVGGRVLGVTAVGEDYQDTITKAYQGIDKIDFKGAHYRTDIGDKALGYE; via the coding sequence ATGAAGGTATTAGTAGTTGGTAGTGGAGGACGTGAGCATACTTTAGTCTGGAAATTAAAGCAAAATTCTAACGTAGAAGAAATTTTTGTAGCATCTGGTAATGCTGGAACAGATCAATTGGCAACTAATATTGATATTAAAGCAACAAATATTACTGGGTTAATTGAATTTGCTAAAAAAGAAGGGGTTGATTTGACTTTTGTGGGCCCTGAAGCACCTTTGGTAAAGGGGATTGTTGATAATTTTAAAACAGCAGGGTTAAAAATTTTCGGGCCAACCAAAAAGGCAGCCCAATTAGAAGGAAGTAAAGTCTTCTCTAAAGACTTAATGAAGAAGTATGATATTCCTACAGCTAAGTATGAGAGTTTTACGGATCCCCAAGAAGCAATCGCTTACATTAAACAAGAAGGAGCTCCTATTGTAGTTAAGGCTGAAGGATTGGCAGCTGGAAAAGGAGTTGTAGTAGCTCAGACTACAAAAGAGGCTATTAAAGCTGTAGAAACAATTATGGTTAATGAGAAGTTTGGAACAGCAGGTAACAGAATAGTTATCGAGGAATTTCTAACAGGAGAAGAGGCAACTGTACTAGCGTTTACTGATGGAGATACTATTATTCCTATGGTACCATCTCAAGATCATAAACAGGCTTATGATGGAGATGAAGGGCCAAATACAGGAGGGATGGGGGCTTATGCTCCAGCACCAGTAGTAACAGATGAATTATTAGAAGAGGTTAAGGAGGATATTTTAGTTCCTACTATAGAAGCATTAAAAGAGGAAGGAATTCAGTATAAAGGTGTCTTATATACTGGATTAATGATTGAAGATAATAAAGCTAAAGTATTAGAGTATAATGTAAGATTTGGTGATCCGGAAGCTCAGGTGGTTTTACCATTACTTGAAACAGATTTAGTAGAGATAGCAGAAGCAGTTATAGACGAACGATTAGGAAAGGTAAATATTAATTGGTCTCCTAAGACAGCTGTTTGTGTAATTATGGCTTCTGAAGGATATCCTATAGATTATAATACGGGTAAAGAAATTACGGGGATTGCTTTGGCAGAAAAAATAGATAACATTAATGTTTTTCAAGCAGGAACTACTTGTAAGAATAATCAGTTAGTAACTGTCGGAGGAAGAGTCTTAGGTGTTACAGCTGTTGGGGAAGATTATCAAGATACAATTACTAAAGCTTACCAAGGAATAGATAAGATAGATTTTAAAGGGGCTCATTATCGGACTGATATTGGAGATAAAGCATTGGGTTATGAGTAA
- the pflA gene encoding pyruvate formate-lyase-activating protein, whose amino-acid sequence MTTGYIHSVESFGTQDGPGIRYVIFTQGCPLRCKYCHNPDTWDLSEGQEMSVEDLIDKVIKCKPYINRGEGGLTVSGGEPTLQLDFVLELLRRSKEEGIHNALDTSGYVQISDFAKLMPYLDLVLLDIKQINKDKHQELTGVDNQRTLDLVNFLEEKKKPFWVRYVVVPGLTDNLEDIKALVNKLTGLEQLEKVQLLPYHQLGVHKWKELDLEYELEDVEPPSKRKLRQIKGLFEKEGIRVETK is encoded by the coding sequence ATGACAACAGGTTATATTCATTCTGTAGAAAGCTTTGGTACGCAAGATGGACCTGGGATTCGTTATGTGATTTTTACCCAAGGTTGTCCACTACGCTGTAAGTACTGTCATAACCCTGATACTTGGGATTTGAGTGAAGGTCAGGAAATGAGTGTTGAAGATTTAATAGATAAAGTTATTAAATGTAAACCATATATAAATCGTGGTGAAGGTGGACTTACTGTTTCAGGTGGAGAGCCTACTTTACAGCTAGATTTTGTTTTAGAATTGCTACGTAGAAGTAAAGAAGAAGGTATTCATAATGCTCTTGATACTTCTGGTTATGTACAGATAAGTGATTTTGCTAAATTAATGCCTTATCTTGACCTAGTTTTATTGGATATTAAGCAAATTAATAAAGATAAGCACCAAGAATTAACTGGCGTGGATAATCAACGAACTTTAGATTTAGTCAATTTTTTAGAAGAAAAAAAGAAACCATTTTGGGTACGTTATGTTGTTGTACCAGGGCTAACTGATAATTTAGAGGATATTAAAGCTTTAGTTAATAAACTGACTGGATTAGAGCAATTAGAAAAGGTACAATTACTGCCCTATCATCAGTTAGGTGTGCATAAATGGAAAGAATTAGACCTGGAATATGAATTAGAGGATGTTGAACCACCTAGTAAGAGAAAATTACGACAAATCAAGGGGTTATTTGAAAAAGAAGGAATTAGAGTAGAAACTAAGTGA